A window of the Lolium perenne isolate Kyuss_39 chromosome 7, Kyuss_2.0, whole genome shotgun sequence genome harbors these coding sequences:
- the LOC127315203 gene encoding uncharacterized protein, whose product MACRPWSGNAQPRSPPSVTLVRWTPPRFGWTKLNFDGSVLHDGSGRASIGGVIRDANRRVVLSFAERTEHAPIGIVEARALIRGLKLALDYGCDRLVVEGDDLTLVKLLRCESTQTRIPREMLDEIIWLLDSFDVCEVQHNFLEGNSVADAMCREAYKTAVPRLLIGMVPHALWDKVAEDRRGVVHERVRA is encoded by the exons ATGGCGTGCCGACCCTGGAGCGGCAACGCCCAGCCTCGCTCTCCACCCAGCGTCACCTTGGTGCGGTGGACGCCGCCGCGGTTCGGCTGGACGAAGCTCAACTTCGACGGCTCAGTGCTACACGACGGCAGCGGGCGTGCCAGCATCGGCGGCGTCATCCGCGACGCCAACCGGCGCGTCGTCCTCTCCTTCGCCGAGCGGACGGAGCACGCGCCGATCGGCATCGTCGAGGCCCGGGCGCTGATCCGTGGCCTGAAGCTCGCCCTGGACTACGGATGCGACCGGTTAGTCGTCGAGGGCGACGACCTGACGCTGGTAAAGCTGCTGCGCTGCGAGTCGACGCAGACGCGCATCCCGCGCGAGATGCTGGACGAGATCATCTGGCTGCTGGACTCCTTCGACGTCTGCGAGGTGCAGCACAACTTCC TGGAGGGGAACTCGGTGGCGGACGCCATGTGCCGGGAAGCGTACAAGACGGCGGTGCCGAGGCTCTTGATCGGGATGGTGCCGCATGCGTTGTGGGACAAGGTGGCTGAAGATCGTCGAGGCGTCGTCCACGAACGAGTCCGCGCGTGA